In the genome of Pseudoglutamicibacter cumminsii, one region contains:
- the tdh gene encoding L-threonine 3-dehydrogenase, whose protein sequence is MKALYKSGPHAGFEYTDRPVPEPGAHDVLIRVHMAGICGTDLHIEAYDQAAQDMIAPPMIPGHEFYGEVVKTGDYVKDIKVGDRVSGEGHVVCGMCRNCRAGRRQMCIRTQSVGVQRDGAFAEYVVIPESNVWVHTDDFVTPELGAIFDPLGNATHTALLNNLVGEDVLITGAGPIGLMSAAIARHAGARKIVVTDLNEERLKLVEGMGADAGVLAGKEKISDVQRRLGMNEGFDVGLEISGAQPALSEMIENMNHGGRIALLGLPNGSWNVDGGRIVTRMLTLQGVYGREMYETWYAMTAMLQTDELFRERITSVISDVVPASEWRQAFDIARSGQRGKVLLDWRNV, encoded by the coding sequence GTGAAGGCTCTGTATAAGTCTGGCCCGCACGCTGGTTTCGAGTACACCGACCGCCCTGTTCCTGAGCCGGGCGCGCACGATGTCTTGATCCGTGTTCACATGGCGGGGATCTGCGGTACTGACCTGCACATCGAGGCTTATGACCAGGCCGCGCAAGACATGATTGCGCCGCCGATGATCCCGGGCCACGAGTTTTATGGCGAAGTCGTCAAGACGGGTGATTACGTCAAGGACATCAAGGTGGGCGACCGCGTTTCGGGCGAGGGCCACGTGGTGTGCGGTATGTGCCGTAACTGCCGTGCGGGACGGCGTCAGATGTGCATCAGGACGCAGTCGGTGGGTGTCCAACGTGATGGCGCGTTTGCCGAGTATGTGGTGATCCCGGAGTCGAATGTGTGGGTTCACACGGATGATTTCGTGACGCCGGAGCTCGGCGCGATCTTCGATCCGCTGGGCAACGCGACGCATACCGCGCTTCTGAACAACCTGGTGGGTGAGGATGTTCTGATCACGGGCGCGGGCCCGATTGGCCTGATGTCGGCCGCGATCGCGCGTCACGCCGGTGCCCGCAAGATTGTGGTCACGGACCTGAACGAGGAACGCCTCAAGCTTGTCGAGGGCATGGGCGCGGATGCCGGTGTGCTTGCCGGTAAAGAGAAGATCTCCGATGTTCAGCGCCGCTTGGGCATGAACGAGGGCTTCGATGTGGGCCTCGAGATTTCCGGCGCTCAGCCTGCGCTGTCCGAGATGATTGAGAACATGAACCATGGCGGCCGCATCGCTTTGTTGGGTCTGCCGAACGGTTCGTGGAATGTTGATGGCGGCCGGATTGTGACGCGCATGCTCACGTTGCAGGGTGTGTATGGCCGTGAGATGTATGAGACCTGGTACGCGATGACCGCGATGCTGCAGACCGATGAGCTCTTCCGGGAGCGGATCACCTCGGTGATTTCCGATGTGGTTCCGGCTTCCGAATGGCGTCAGGCTTTCGATATTGCCCGTTCTGGTCAGCGCGGCAAGGTTTTGTTGGACTGGCGTAACGTCTAG
- a CDS encoding YgfZ/GcvT domain-containing protein, translating into MLDPQPVDLSTIEPTPDSVFLGVDGAVRAPGVDAGVALHYGSPLREGRDVDEGRAIVDLSSWGVARVSGPDRLTWLNSLASQRLDNLASAPAGAQNTAARALFLNLQGRIDFDVRVVDDGEATWLVTEPGYVGSLVEWLSKMRFMSQVEVTDVTADWAVVGARFALREKLAGVASALVADTDAWGPVVRDPWPDVCEGGWPYGPVGDEHPGSEGDWFFSLVKRSRMPELLSAVQEAGLRIGGLMAYEQVRIAAWNPSVRTEVDHKTIPHELDLLRSATHLNKGCYKGQETVARVHNLGHPPRRLVFLDLDGSEHTLPAAGAEVKAGERTVGTVTSAVLHHDAGPVALAVIRRNVGVDTELTVVDGEQEYQALQTVIVPPTAGNVVGRPKDLGRLGPGMGKDLRG; encoded by the coding sequence ATGTTGGATCCGCAACCTGTTGATCTTTCGACGATTGAGCCGACCCCGGACTCTGTGTTTTTGGGGGTTGACGGTGCGGTGCGTGCCCCTGGTGTCGACGCCGGGGTTGCGTTGCATTATGGCTCGCCTTTGCGTGAAGGCCGGGACGTTGATGAGGGCCGAGCGATCGTGGATTTGTCCTCGTGGGGTGTTGCTCGTGTGAGTGGCCCGGACCGTCTGACGTGGCTGAATTCCTTGGCGTCGCAGAGACTCGATAACTTGGCGTCAGCTCCAGCTGGCGCACAGAACACTGCTGCGCGGGCGTTGTTTTTGAATCTTCAGGGCCGCATCGATTTCGATGTGCGTGTGGTCGATGACGGCGAGGCCACGTGGCTGGTCACGGAGCCTGGCTACGTGGGCAGCTTGGTCGAGTGGTTGTCCAAGATGCGGTTCATGAGCCAGGTCGAGGTGACCGATGTGACGGCTGACTGGGCCGTGGTGGGTGCTCGCTTCGCGTTGCGTGAGAAGCTTGCCGGAGTGGCGTCGGCGCTCGTGGCAGACACTGACGCCTGGGGTCCGGTTGTGCGTGATCCGTGGCCGGATGTCTGTGAGGGCGGTTGGCCGTATGGTCCGGTAGGGGATGAGCATCCTGGTTCTGAAGGTGACTGGTTCTTCTCGCTCGTTAAGCGCTCCCGGATGCCTGAACTGCTCAGCGCGGTGCAGGAAGCCGGGCTGCGCATCGGCGGTTTGATGGCGTATGAGCAGGTCCGCATCGCCGCATGGAATCCGAGTGTACGGACAGAGGTGGACCATAAGACGATCCCGCACGAGCTCGACCTGCTGCGTTCCGCCACGCACCTGAACAAGGGCTGCTATAAGGGGCAAGAGACGGTGGCTCGTGTGCATAACCTCGGGCACCCACCGCGCCGGCTCGTGTTCTTGGATCTGGATGGTTCGGAGCACACGTTGCCTGCCGCTGGCGCTGAGGTTAAGGCGGGGGAACGCACTGTGGGTACGGTCACGAGCGCGGTGCTGCATCACGATGCTGGACCGGTCGCGTTGGCTGTGATCCGCCGGAATGTGGGCGTCGATACGGAGCTCACCGTTGTGGATGGTGAACAGGAATACCAAGCGTTGCAGACCGTTATTGTCCCGCCTACTGCCGGCAATGTGGTGGGCCGCCCGAAGGATCTGGGGCGGCTCGGCCCAGGAATGGGTAAGGATCTGCGCGGCTAG
- a CDS encoding FABP family protein encodes MAIELPVDLTPELVPLSWLLGRWEGYGMLGEGAADDQRFFQRVTFEQVGLPVVEYRAETWLADDEGQILRPIAVETGFWQLERELTDSDGGPGLTPGDVVPALRNAEDVEKLRTERDGKDGFALNVTIAHPGGITEQYSGHIAGPQVFLETSGVQRSKHAHPYDRATRIYGLVNEMLFWRWDIAGEAGEELAPHGSAQLKRVVSGGRRRAADAGGADNGAASAGETEPGSDSPAGSDGPDGSDNAAE; translated from the coding sequence ATGGCGATTGAACTTCCCGTCGATCTGACGCCGGAGCTTGTCCCGCTGTCGTGGCTTTTGGGCCGCTGGGAGGGCTACGGAATGCTGGGTGAGGGTGCCGCTGATGATCAGCGGTTCTTCCAGCGTGTCACTTTTGAGCAGGTGGGTCTGCCGGTCGTTGAGTACCGTGCTGAGACGTGGCTTGCTGATGATGAGGGCCAGATTTTGCGCCCGATCGCCGTGGAGACTGGCTTCTGGCAGCTCGAGCGTGAGCTCACGGATTCGGATGGTGGCCCTGGCTTGACACCGGGTGATGTGGTTCCTGCGTTGCGTAACGCTGAGGACGTCGAGAAGTTGCGTACTGAACGCGACGGCAAGGACGGCTTTGCGCTCAACGTGACGATCGCTCATCCGGGTGGCATCACGGAGCAGTACTCGGGTCATATCGCTGGCCCCCAGGTGTTCTTGGAGACCTCGGGCGTGCAGCGTAGCAAGCACGCACATCCGTATGACCGCGCTACACGGATTTATGGCCTGGTCAACGAGATGCTGTTCTGGCGTTGGGATATCGCTGGTGAAGCTGGTGAGGAGCTTGCGCCGCATGGCTCAGCTCAGTTGAAGCGTGTGGTTTCGGGTGGTCGTCGCCGCGCTGCTGACGCTGGTGGCGCTGATAACGGTGCCGCTTCCGCAGGTGAGACCGAGCCCGGCAGCGACAGCCCGGCGGGCTCCGATGGCCCAGATGGCTCTGACAACGCAGCTGAGTAG
- the mshD gene encoding mycothiol synthase: MWTLSRFDGRPSDAVLDGIIEVARAAEDADGHEPFNEQTRIELRRGENVWGVIVSTDQSADGEEPSEGVTAAAIVTGADGQPATIEMAVHPDNRGFGMGKDLTDILAAQLEGRAVNAWAHGDHDAAHTLASRAGLERVRELWSMRLCDPQALPATPSVDGVSIRAFDPSKDADAWLEVNAAAFASHPEQGKLTRSDLDERIAEDWFDPAGFLLAFDDGTGELLGFHWTKVHPAHTDERGTEHAAIGEVYVVGVSPDAQGRGLGKALTLAGLNHLKDEGHQTIMLYVDADNAPAVALYDSLGFERWDVDVMYAKDA; this comes from the coding sequence ATGTGGACGCTCAGCCGTTTCGATGGCCGGCCGTCCGATGCGGTTTTGGACGGCATCATCGAGGTGGCTCGCGCCGCCGAGGACGCAGATGGGCATGAGCCGTTCAATGAGCAGACCCGTATCGAGTTACGTCGCGGCGAGAACGTGTGGGGTGTCATCGTCTCGACGGATCAGTCGGCTGACGGTGAGGAGCCCAGCGAGGGTGTGACGGCAGCCGCGATCGTGACCGGCGCCGATGGGCAGCCTGCAACGATCGAAATGGCGGTCCACCCTGACAACCGCGGTTTCGGCATGGGCAAGGACCTCACGGACATCCTGGCGGCCCAGCTTGAGGGCCGCGCAGTCAATGCGTGGGCTCACGGGGATCACGATGCAGCACACACGTTGGCCTCGCGTGCGGGCCTGGAAAGGGTGAGGGAGCTGTGGAGCATGCGTCTGTGCGATCCGCAGGCTTTGCCGGCAACCCCCTCTGTTGATGGGGTCAGCATCCGGGCTTTCGATCCGAGCAAGGACGCCGATGCGTGGCTAGAAGTGAACGCCGCGGCGTTCGCTTCGCACCCGGAGCAGGGCAAGCTCACGCGCTCGGATCTGGATGAGCGGATTGCTGAAGACTGGTTTGACCCTGCCGGTTTCCTGCTGGCCTTCGATGACGGAACCGGCGAGCTGTTGGGCTTCCACTGGACCAAGGTGCACCCGGCGCACACGGACGAGCGTGGGACCGAACATGCGGCAATCGGCGAGGTCTACGTCGTGGGTGTCTCCCCGGACGCTCAGGGCCGCGGCCTTGGTAAGGCTCTGACCCTGGCCGGCTTGAATCACCTCAAGGACGAGGGGCATCAAACCATCATGCTCTATGTGGATGCCGACAATGCCCCGGCAGTCGCGCTATATGACAGCCTCGGCTTTGAACGCTGGGACGTTGACGTGATGTACGCGAAGGACGCCTAG
- a CDS encoding RNA degradosome polyphosphate kinase, whose protein sequence is MENHAGTVPATKPKRVKPTADRIEAPEVSVHNTPDGDFGLDRFLDREMSWLDFNLRVLELAEDPDLFLLERTNFLSIFGSNLDEFFMVRVAGLKRRIAAGMAVPSMTGLSPQDQLATILERAHELQQRHARVFTEQVRPELAKEKITIVRWNELTDSEHDRLRNWFTEQVFPVLTPLAVDPAHPFPYISGLSLNLAVLVQNPQTGKHLFARVKVPDVLPRLVRVDPPSHDPAEKVRFVPLEEIIATQLDMLFPGMEIMEYYTFRVTRNEDLEVEEDDAENILQALEKELLRRRFGPPVRLEIDEEMSEEVRTLLVRELGVDDSEVFALPTPLDLRGLGALSQVQRPDLRYPRAIGRTSRFLNEAETAMEANVVEAVKKRDILLHHPYDSFATSVQAFLSQAAADPKVVAIKQTLYRTSGDSPIVDALIDAAEAGKQVLAMVEIKARFDEQANISWARKLEQAGVHVVYGIVGLKTHSKLSLVVRREGNQLVRYCHIGTGNYHPSTARFYEDLGLLTCDPAVGEDVTRLFNQLSGYAPRTTFDRLLVAPRSLRSGLLERIEQEIENKKAGKEARVTIKVNSMVDETIIDALYRASQAGVQVDVIVRGICSLRADVPGLSENIRVRSILGRFLEHSRVFAFYNDGDPVVYIGSADMMHRNLDRRVEALVPIKNEEDKRGLIELMDRYLSDETSSWHQEQDGTWTRVHKDAEGNRLMDIQEYLLKTRSRRGTPNA, encoded by the coding sequence GTGGAGAATCACGCCGGAACCGTACCTGCGACGAAGCCGAAGCGCGTCAAACCGACTGCTGACCGGATCGAAGCCCCTGAGGTATCTGTCCACAACACTCCAGACGGTGATTTTGGGCTCGACCGGTTCCTCGACCGGGAAATGTCATGGCTTGATTTCAACCTGCGCGTCCTCGAGTTGGCCGAAGACCCGGACCTCTTCTTGCTTGAACGCACCAACTTCCTTTCGATCTTCGGCTCCAACCTCGACGAGTTCTTCATGGTGCGAGTAGCGGGCCTCAAGCGCCGCATCGCAGCCGGTATGGCCGTCCCCTCGATGACCGGCTTGAGCCCACAGGACCAGCTCGCGACCATCCTTGAGCGAGCACACGAGCTTCAGCAACGTCACGCACGCGTCTTCACCGAACAGGTTCGCCCTGAACTTGCGAAAGAGAAGATCACGATCGTGCGCTGGAACGAACTCACCGATTCAGAGCATGACCGTCTGCGGAACTGGTTCACCGAACAGGTCTTCCCTGTCCTGACCCCGCTCGCGGTGGACCCCGCGCACCCGTTCCCATATATCTCCGGCTTGTCGCTCAACCTCGCGGTTCTGGTGCAGAACCCGCAGACCGGAAAGCACTTGTTTGCCCGCGTCAAGGTTCCGGATGTGTTGCCGCGCTTGGTCCGCGTTGACCCGCCGTCGCACGATCCAGCGGAAAAGGTACGCTTCGTGCCGCTTGAAGAGATCATCGCGACGCAGCTCGACATGCTCTTCCCCGGCATGGAAATCATGGAGTACTACACGTTCCGTGTGACCCGCAACGAGGACCTCGAGGTTGAAGAGGACGATGCGGAGAACATTCTGCAGGCCCTCGAGAAGGAACTTTTGCGTCGGCGCTTTGGTCCTCCGGTTCGCCTCGAAATCGACGAAGAAATGTCGGAAGAAGTCCGAACGCTGCTCGTGCGTGAGCTTGGTGTTGATGACTCCGAGGTTTTCGCTCTGCCGACCCCTCTGGATCTGCGCGGCCTTGGCGCGCTGTCCCAGGTTCAGCGCCCTGATCTGCGGTATCCACGGGCAATCGGCCGCACGTCCCGCTTCCTGAACGAAGCTGAAACCGCGATGGAAGCGAACGTGGTTGAGGCAGTCAAGAAACGCGACATCCTGCTGCACCACCCGTACGATTCCTTCGCGACCTCGGTTCAGGCGTTCCTTTCGCAAGCGGCGGCTGACCCGAAGGTTGTCGCGATCAAGCAGACCCTCTACCGGACCTCTGGCGACTCCCCTATCGTTGATGCGCTGATCGATGCCGCGGAGGCTGGCAAGCAGGTGCTTGCGATGGTCGAAATCAAGGCCCGCTTCGATGAGCAGGCCAACATTTCGTGGGCCCGCAAGCTTGAGCAGGCAGGCGTGCACGTTGTCTACGGCATCGTGGGCCTGAAGACGCACTCGAAGCTTTCGCTCGTGGTGCGGCGCGAAGGAAACCAGCTGGTGCGCTACTGCCACATCGGTACGGGTAACTACCACCCGTCCACGGCACGGTTCTACGAGGACCTCGGCCTGTTGACGTGCGATCCAGCTGTTGGTGAGGACGTCACGCGGCTGTTCAATCAGCTTTCCGGATACGCCCCGCGTACGACGTTTGACCGCCTCTTGGTTGCGCCGCGTTCGCTGCGCTCGGGACTGCTTGAGCGGATCGAGCAGGAAATCGAGAACAAGAAGGCCGGCAAGGAAGCCCGCGTGACCATCAAGGTCAACTCGATGGTTGATGAAACGATCATCGACGCGCTCTACCGCGCTTCGCAAGCCGGCGTCCAGGTCGATGTGATTGTCCGTGGCATCTGTTCGTTGCGCGCCGACGTCCCTGGTTTGTCGGAGAACATTCGTGTTCGTTCGATTCTGGGCCGGTTCTTGGAGCACTCTCGTGTGTTCGCGTTCTATAACGATGGAGACCCTGTGGTCTATATCGGTTCGGCGGACATGATGCACCGCAACCTGGATCGCCGCGTTGAGGCGCTGGTTCCGATCAAGAACGAGGAAGACAAACGCGGCCTGATCGAGCTCATGGATCGCTACCTGTCCGATGAGACATCCTCGTGGCATCAGGAACAAGACGGCACATGGACCCGCGTGCACAAGGATGCCGAGGGTAACCGCCTGATGGACATTCAGGAATACTTGTTGAAGACCCGCTCACGCCGAGGAACACCG